From Cellulosimicrobium sp. ES-005, one genomic window encodes:
- a CDS encoding NUDIX domain-containing protein: MTSHDLPRTDPPSPEPAALPPLRTVGWVNVRDGRLLAVRTTGKDRFFMPGGKVEPGESDAEALVREIHEELGVRLDPTSVRPGFVAEAPGHGLGGRVVRMHCMYAEPAPGSPEPAPNAEIAELAWLTPADAHRVPPAGRIVLDRLAGVLSA; this comes from the coding sequence GTGACGTCGCACGACCTCCCCCGCACCGACCCGCCCTCCCCCGAGCCCGCCGCGCTGCCGCCGCTGCGCACCGTCGGCTGGGTGAACGTCCGCGACGGGCGCCTGCTCGCCGTCCGCACGACGGGCAAGGACCGCTTCTTCATGCCGGGCGGCAAGGTCGAGCCCGGCGAGTCGGACGCCGAGGCGCTGGTGCGCGAGATCCACGAGGAGCTGGGGGTGCGCCTCGACCCGACGTCGGTCCGCCCCGGCTTCGTCGCCGAGGCGCCTGGGCACGGCCTCGGCGGGCGGGTCGTGCGCATGCACTGCATGTACGCCGAGCCGGCTCCCGGGTCGCCCGAGCCGGCGCCGAACGCCGAGATCGCCGAGCTCGCGTGGCTGACCCCGGCCGACGCGCACCGCGTCCCGCCGGCGGGTCGGATCGTCCTCGACCGGCTCGCGGGGGTCCTCTCCGCCTGA